The genomic region CGGGCTGTCCTTGGTGAACCCGTTCTCCAGCGCGGCCGCGGTGGTGACCAGCTTGAAGGTCGAGCCGGGCGGGTAGGTCTCGGCAACGGCCCGGTTCAGCGCGGGCTTCTTCGGGTCCTTGTTCAGCTCGCCCCAGGCCTTCTGCTGCGCCTCGGTGTCGTGCGCGGAGAGCTGGTTCGGGTCGAAGGACGGGGTGGAGACCATGGCCAGGATCCGGCCGGTCTTCGGGTCCAGCGCCACCACGGCCCCGGTGAACTTCTTGTCCGTCATCGCCTTGTAGGCGTACTGCTGGACCTTGGGCACGATTGAGGTCTGCACGCTGCCGCCGCGCGGGTCCCGGCCGGTGATCAGGTCGGAGAGCCTGCGGCCGAACAGCAGCGGGTCCTCGCCGTTGAGCACCGTGTCCTGCGCCTTCTCCAGCCCGGTCGCGCCGTAGCTGGAGGAGTAGTAGCCGGTGACCGGCGCGTACAGCGGTCCCTCGGTGTACTTGCGCAGGTACTTCAGCCGCCCGTTGGTGGTCTCCACGGTGGCCATCAGCTGACCGCCGGCCGCGCTGATCTGGCCGCGCTGCCGGGAGTACTCCTCCAGCAGCACCCTGCTGTTGCGCGGGTCCCTGCGGTAGGTGTCGGCCTTGATCACCTGGATGTAGGTGCCGTTGGCCAGCAGCAACAGGACCATCACCATGACGGCGAGCGCCACCCGGCGCAGTGGTGCGTTCATGAGGGCCGCTCCACGAGCACGGTGTGCGCCTCCGCGATCGGCGCCTGCGGCACCACCGGTTTGCTCTGCACAGCGGGTCTGCGCGCGCCGTCGGAAATCCGCAGCAGCAGCGCGACCAGCGCGTAGTTGGCCACCAGTGACGATCCGCCAAGGGACAGGAAGGGTGCGGTCAGACCGGTCAGCGGGATCAGCTTGGTGACGCCGCCGACCACGATGAACACCTGCAGCCCGACCGCGAAGGACAGGCCGCCGGCCAGCAGCTTGCCGAAGGTGTCGCGCACCGCCAGCGCGCTGCGCATGCCGCGCATCACCAGCAGCGTGTAGAGCATCAGCAGGGCGGCCAGGCCGACGAAGCCGAGTTCCTCACCGATCGCGGCGATGATGAAGTCGCTCTTGGCCAGCGGCACCAGCTCCGGCCGTCCGGCGCCGAGACCGGTGCCACCGATACCGCCGGTGCCCAGCCCGAACAGCGCCTGGCCGAGCTGGCGGCCCTTGTTGAAGAAGTCCGCGAACGGGTCCAGCCAGGTGGTCACCCGGACCTGGACGTGGTCGAAGATCTGGTAGGCGATCAGGCAGCCGCCGATGAAGAAGGTCATGCCCAGCACCAGCCAGGCGACCCGCTCGGTGGCCACGTAGAGCATAACCAGCACGATGCCGAAGAACAGCAGCGAGGTGCCGAGGTCCTTCTCCAGCACCAGCACGCCGAGCGAGGCGAACCAGGCGAACAGCATCGGCATCAGGTCGCGGGCGCGGGGCAGCTCCATGCCGAGCACCTTGCGACCGGCCGCCATGAACAGGTCCCGCTTGGAGACCAGGAACGCGGCGAAGAACACCATCAGCAGGATCTTGGCGAACTCGCCGGGCTGGATGGAGAACACCCCGGGTATGCGCAGCCAGATCTTCGCGCCGTTGATCTCCGGCGCGATGATGTTCGGCAGGATGCCCGGCAGCGCCAGCGCGACCAGGCCGACCAGGCCCGCGGTGTAGCCGTACTTGGACAGCGTGCGGTGGTCCTTGATCAGCACCAGCACCGCGACGAAGAGCGCCAGCGCGATCGTGGTCCACATGATCTGCTTGGGCACGTCCGCGGTGAACACCTTGCCGGCCAGTTCGGCCCGCTCGGCCTCGGCCAGGTCGATCCGGTGGATCATGACGAGGCCGAGCCCGTTGAGCAGCGCCACGCACGGCAGGATCAGCGGATCGGCATAGGGCGCCCAGATCCGCACCGCCACGTGCGCCACCCCGAACAGGCCGAGGTAGGCCGCGCCGTAGTAGAACAGGGCATTGGTCAGCTCCTGCTCCTGGTTGATCTCCACCAGCACCAGCGCGCCGGTGACCAGCAGCGCGGCGAAGGCGAGCAGCATCAACTCGGTGCCGCGCCTGGTCGGTGTCGGTGGCGGCTGAGCTGGCGGCCCCCCGGGCAGCGGTCCGGTGGTCGTCGCGGCCGACTCAGCCATCAACGCACCGTCCGGCAGTCCACCCCGGGCTTGGGCGTCGGCGAGTTCAGCGACGTCGCATCCGTGGTCGGGGGCACGTTCGGGTCGGTGGTCGGCGGCGCGCTGCTGGTGGTGGTCGGCTGACCGCCCGCGCCGGGCGTGCCCGGTGGCGCCGACGGGCAGGGCGGCAGCACCTGGGCGGTGCGCAGCCTGCGGATCGCGTTGCGCGCGCCCTCAAGCCCGTCCAGTCCGGTGATCCCGTTGGTGACAAGGTCCTTGCCCGACTGGCTCAGGTCCGAGACCAGGATCGGGTCCAGGTCGCAGCTGACGTCCGGGGGACAGGAGCCCTCGACCTTCCGCTGGAGCTTGATGCCGAGCACGCTGCCCTGCACCCCTTGGAAGATCACCACCTGGCGGTCGTCGTCCAGGCCGACGTAGTACTGCTGGAGCACCCAGTACCTGGTGAAGAACCCGGCCGCGCCGAGCACCACCAGCACCAGCAGCACCAGCAACATGCTGCGCAGCCAGCGCCTGCCCCGTGGCGGGTCCGGCGGTGGCGTGGTCGGGTCCGGTCGCTGCGGCTGCTGTTGCTGCCAGCCGGGGTTCAGCGCGCCGGCGCGGGAGGCAGGGGAGTCCGGCGGTGGCGGATCGGCGCTGCCATCGCCGGCGGCGCCGCCCACGATCGGGGCGTTCTCCCCGAAGTCGACGTCCACCACATCGGCGACGATCACCGTCACGTTGTCCGGGCCGCCGCCCTTGAGCGCCAGCTCGATCAGCCGGTCGGCACAGGTGCGCGGATCGGGGATGGCCAGGG from Crossiella sp. CA-258035 harbors:
- a CDS encoding FtsW/RodA/SpoVE family cell cycle protein, yielding MAESAATTTGPLPGGPPAQPPPTPTRRGTELMLLAFAALLVTGALVLVEINQEQELTNALFYYGAAYLGLFGVAHVAVRIWAPYADPLILPCVALLNGLGLVMIHRIDLAEAERAELAGKVFTADVPKQIMWTTIALALFVAVLVLIKDHRTLSKYGYTAGLVGLVALALPGILPNIIAPEINGAKIWLRIPGVFSIQPGEFAKILLMVFFAAFLVSKRDLFMAAGRKVLGMELPRARDLMPMLFAWFASLGVLVLEKDLGTSLLFFGIVLVMLYVATERVAWLVLGMTFFIGGCLIAYQIFDHVQVRVTTWLDPFADFFNKGRQLGQALFGLGTGGIGGTGLGAGRPELVPLAKSDFIIAAIGEELGFVGLAALLMLYTLLVMRGMRSALAVRDTFGKLLAGGLSFAVGLQVFIVVGGVTKLIPLTGLTAPFLSLGGSSLVANYALVALLLRISDGARRPAVQSKPVVPQAPIAEAHTVLVERPS
- a CDS encoding protein phosphatase 2C domain-containing protein, with product MTLVLRYAARSDRGLVRSNNQDSVYAGPRLLALADGMGGHAAGEVASKVVIAALAPLDDDEPGEDLLSDLRESMLSGNSAIAELVASDPDLEGMGTTLTAVLFAGHRLGLVHIGDSRAYLVRDGNLSQITHDDTFVQSLIDEGRITPDEALTHPQRSLLLKALTGHEVEPSLAIREARNGDRYMLCSDGLSGVVSAETLAEALAIPDPRTCADRLIELALKGGGPDNVTVIVADVVDVDFGENAPIVGGAAGDGSADPPPPDSPASRAGALNPGWQQQQPQRPDPTTPPPDPPRGRRWLRSMLLVLLVLVVLGAAGFFTRYWVLQQYYVGLDDDRQVVIFQGVQGSVLGIKLQRKVEGSCPPDVSCDLDPILVSDLSQSGKDLVTNGITGLDGLEGARNAIRRLRTAQVLPPCPSAPPGTPGAGGQPTTTSSAPPTTDPNVPPTTDATSLNSPTPKPGVDCRTVR